The Phoenix dactylifera cultivar Barhee BC4 chromosome 17, palm_55x_up_171113_PBpolish2nd_filt_p, whole genome shotgun sequence genome contains a region encoding:
- the LOC103706409 gene encoding WAT1-related protein At5g64700-like, which produces MGSLKGIIGSITLPLSMVLVQIFTMGMLILSKLALNQGMFIFALLAYRNAIGAVFVAPLAFFIERDMRKKLNGAAFLWIFINSIFVNLMGMGLYYYGLRDTSASYAVNFLNSIPVVTFICAIILRVERLGLGSRAGKMKILGTLVCVGGTMVASLYKGKALHLFHHILIHTSTTKGAKNQNMMHGTVFLIASCLGYAFWFLTQVKLFKVFPSKYWTTMLTCVAGCFQSMVAGVIIDRGRAEWSLKWNLQLATIIYSGILNTGAAFCMITWAVSRRGPTYPPMFNSLSVIFTVAFSCFFMGQDVTIGSLLGTCSIVVGLYAFLWGQKQELLLKLTKVGNVEETSNGTPA; this is translated from the exons ATGGGGAGCTTGAAGGGGATCATTGGGAGCATCACCCTTCCCCTGAGCATGGTGCTGGTCCAGATCTTTACCATGGGAATGCTTATCTTGTCGAAGTTGGCGCTCAACCAGGGGATGTTTATCTTTGCACTCCTCGCTTATCGCAACGCCATCGGGGCGGTCTTCGTCGCTCCCCTCGCCTTCTTCATTGAGAG GGATATGAGGAAGAAGCTGAATGGTGCAGCATTTCTATGGATTTTTATCAATTCAATCTTTGT AAACCTAATGGGAATGGGTTTGTACTACTACGGCCTACGGGATACGAGTGCATCATATGCTGTTAATTTCTTGAATTCGATCCCGGTTGTCACTTTTATTTGTGCCATCATCCTTAG AGTAGAGAGGTTGGGCTTAGGCAGCAGGGCAGGGAAAATGAAGATCCTTGGTACTTTGGTATGTGTAGGAGGAACAATGGTAGCTAGTCTCTACAAAGGCAAGGCATTACACCTATTCCATCACATTTTGATTCACACTAGCACGACGAAGGGGGCCAAGAACCAAAATATGATGCATGGGACAGTATTTCTGATTGCTAGCTGCTTGGGCTATGCATTTTGGTTCCTAACACAG GTTAAATTATTTAAAGTCTTTCCTTCCAAGTACTGGACAACAATGTTGACATGTGTGGCAGGATGTTTCCAATCAATGGTGGCAGGGGTAATAATAGACAGAGGAAGAGCTGAATGGAGCTTAAAATGGAATTTGCAACTAGCAACAATAATATATTCG GGCATATTGAATACAGGTGCCGCATTTTGCATGATAACATGGGCAGTCTCACGGCGGGGTCCTACATATCCTCCTATGTTCAACTCCTTATCAGTGATCTTTACAGTGGCCTTTTCATGTTTCTTCATGGGACAAGATGTCACAATTGGAAG CTTATTGGGCACCTGCTCGATAGTTGTTGGACTATATGCATTTCTATGGGGCCAAAAGCAAGAATTATTGCTAAAACTAACAAAAGTTGGAAATGTTGAAGAAACTTCAAATGGGACTCCAGCATAG
- the LOC103706443 gene encoding reticuline oxidase-like, with protein sequence MHNLDYRDPGSSITNGGKYNTRECKLLAGHLFCPKFEQYCSRSDHPRYINPETPPPPTPDPIPKYPHSAMGTIPLPIFLLFLSLPAMSEERNPPASPGKLATCLSSAQLTNYTIPSVDPTDAAMSSYYRVLNFSIQNLRFARPSLPKPAAVVLPDDTLQLRSTVICCRRANLGIRIRSGGHSYEGLSYTAGHDTPFVIIDLMNMNRVWVDPENRTAWVESGATLGETYHAIAKASDSIAFSAGSCPTVGSGGHIAGGGFGLLSRKYGLAADNVLDAILVDPSGRVLDRKSMGDDVFWAIRGGGGGTWGAVYAWKIRLLPVRKRVTAFIINRPGSTQAVAELLHKWQRVSPSLPDEFYLSCFVGAGLPELDRIGMSATFKGFYLGPKPEAVAILNRRFAELNLSDSELHEMSWIESVVFFSGLPKGSSVSDLKKRILHTKTFFKAKSDYVREPISKRDLVRALDLLSDEPKACLILDPYGGAMATKGSEDLPFPHRRGNLYAIQYLVEWTADDDGRRDEYMEWIRGFYGFMGEFVSKGPRAAYVNYLDLDLGNTGWTDGSKGYSDPVAEARVWGERYFLGNFDRLVRAKTAVDPDNVFRNEQSIPPLGLGSVLDREGKGTWDDDHGVCRMVGWTSSCKGITL encoded by the coding sequence ATGCACAATTTAGATTATCGTGATCCGGGGAGTAGCATAACAAATGGAGGGAAATATAATACGAGAGAGTGCAAGCTCCTCGCCGGCCATCTTTTTTGTCCTAAATTCGAACAATATTGTTCCCGTTCTGACCATCCTCGTTATATAAACCCCGAAACCCCCCCTCCCCCTACTCCTGATCCGATCCCAAAATACCCCCACTCTGCCATGGGAACTATCCCTCttcccatcttcctccttttcctctccctccctgcAATGTCGGAAGAAAGAAACCCCCCTGCGTCGCCAGGAAAACTTGCCACGTGCCTCTCCTCCGCCCAGCTCACCAATTACACGATCCCCTCCGTCGACCCCACAGATGCCGCCATGTCATCGTATTACCGTGTATTAAACTTCTCCATCCAAAACCTCCGCTTCGCCCGGCCATCCCTCCCGAAGCCCGCGGCCGTTGTACTCCCGGATGATACGTTGCAGCTGCGGAGCACGGTAATCTGCTGCCGCCGAGCTAATCTCGGCATCAGGATTCGCAGCGGGGGACACAGCTACGAGGGATTATCCTACACCGCGGGACACGACACGCCTTTCGTTATTATCGATTTAATGAACATGAATCGGGTCTGGGTCGACCCGGAGAACCGGACCGCATGGGTCGAATCGGGCGCGACGCTGGGCGAGACCTACCATGCCATCGCCAAGGCGAGCGATTCGATCGCCTTCTCCGCCGGGTCCTGCCCCACCGTGGGCAGCGGCGGTCACATCGCCGGCGGTGGCTTCGGCCTCCTCTCCAGAAAGTACGGCCTCGCGGCCGACAATGTTCTCGACGCGATCCTGGTCGACCCGTCCGGCCGAGTTCTGGACCGGAAATCCATGGGCGACGACGTCTTCTGGGCCATCCGAGGCGGGGGCGGGGGCACGTGGGGAGCGGTCTATGCTTGGAAAATCCGTCTCCTCCCCGTCCGGAAGCGGGTCACCGCCTTCATTATAAACCggccggggtcgactcaggcCGTCGCCGAGTTACTCCACAAATGGCAGCGAGTCTCTCCGAGTCTACCGGACGAGTTCTACCTCTCTTGCTTCGTCGGCGCCGGTCTACCCGAGCTAGACCGGATCGGGATGTCGGCCACGTTCAAGGGCTTCTACCTCGGACCAAAACCGGAGGCGGTCGCGATTCTGAACCGGCGGTTCGCCGAGTTAAACTTATCGGATTCGGAACTTCACGAGATGAGTTGGATCGAATCTGTGGTCTTCTTCTCGGGTCTGCCGAAGGGGAGCTCGGTATCGGATCTAAAGAAACGGATCCTCCACACGAAAACCTTCTTCAAGGCCAAATCCGATTACGTGAGGGAGCCGATCTCAAAGAGAGATTTAGTCAGAGCCCTCGATTTGCTATCAGACGAGCCAAAAGCGTGCCTTATTCTGGACCCTTACGGTGGGGCGATGGCCACGAAAGGGAGCGAGGATCTGCCGTTCCCGCACCGGCGCGGGAATCTTTATGCAATCCAGTATCTGGTCGAATGGACGGCAGATGATGATGGGAGGAGGGACGAGTACATGGAGTGGATCCGTGGGTTCTACGGGTTCATGGGGGAATTTGTGTCGAAGGGGCCGAGGGCGGCGTATGTGAATTATCTGGACCTGGATTTGGGGAACACCGGATGGACGGACGGCAGCAAGGGGTACAGCGATCCGGTGGCTGAGGCGAGGGTATGGGGGGAGAGGTATTTCTTGGGGAATTTTGATCGGTTGGTACGGGCGAAGACGGCCGTTGATCCGGATAACGTTTTCAGAAATGAACAGAGCATCCCGCCCTTGGGGTTGGGTTCGGTTTTGGATAGGGAGGGGAAGGGAACATGGGATGATGATCATGGTGTGTGTAGAATGGTGGGATGGACAAGCAGTTGTAAAGGAATTACTTTGTAA
- the LOC103706407 gene encoding WAT1-related protein At3g30340, whose product MGWCEEWKPTLAMLGVAVSLAAMNTMIKSVIDEGMNRLVLITLRQLVATLFMAPIAHFRERKTRPKLTVESFVYLFFSALFGASLTQYLFFLGLKYTTATFACAFLNMAPVFTFLLALPFRLETLDVKTRAGTAKLLGAIICLSGAMLLTFYKGVALTNTSHQPVASEQQEGHSTAGYSTKKWIMGSIAYLAGCLTWSSWFLIQSKVAKKYPSLYSGTALIFFLSFLQAAVLTLATERSFSVWALQRKLEIITVIVAGIAGSGFGFLAMSWCVEKRGPVFTAAFTPLVQIIVAGIDFSILHEPLYLGSVLGSVLVIAGLYFLLWGKEQGGQ is encoded by the exons ATGGGGTGGTGCGAAGAGTGGAAGCCAACTCTTGCAATGCTGGGCGTCGCTGTGTCGCTCGCTGCCATGAACACCATGATCAAGAGTGTCATTGATGAGGGGATGAACAGGCTCGTCCTCATCACTCTCCGCCAATTGGTTGCTACTTTGTTCATGGCTCCCATCGCCCACTTTCGAGAAAG GAAGACTAGACCAAAGCTCACAGTTGAAAGCTTTGTGTATCTTTTCTTCAGTGCGTTGTTCGG GGCTTCTCTCACGCAGTATCTCTTCTTCTTAGGTTTGAAATACACTACAGCAACGTTCGCATGCGCTTTTCTTAACATGGCTCCTGTGTTCACCTTCCTGCTGGCCTTGCCCTTCCG TTTGGAGACACTAGATGTGAAGACCAGAGCAGGGACTGCAAAGTTGCTTGGGGCAATCATATGTCTTAGTGGAGCAATGCTCCTCACTTTTTATAAAGGTGTGGCCTTAACCAACACTTCCCACCAGCCAGTGGCATCAGAGCAACAAGAGGGACACAGTACTGCAGGCTACAGCACAAAGAAGTGGATCATGGGTTCAATTGCCTATCTTGCTGGTTGTCTTACTTGGTCTTCATGGTTCCTCATCCAATCCAAAGTTGCTAAGAAGTATCCATCACTCTACTCTGGCACTGCCCTTATATTTTTCCTTAGCTTCCTTCAAGCAGCAGTATTGACTTTAGCCACAGAGAGGAGCTTCTCTGTGTGGGCTTTGCAAAGGAAGCTGGAGATCATTACCGTAATCGTCGCA GGAATAGCAGGATCCGGATTTGGCTTCTTGGCAATGTCATGGTGTGTGGAGAAGAGAGGCCCAGTCTTTACTGCTGCATTCACTCCTCTCGTACAAATTATTGTGGCTGGCATTGACTTCTCCATCCTCCACGAACCCCTTTACCTTGGAAG TGTTTTGGGGTCTGTTCTTGTGATTGCTGGCCTTTATTTTCTTCTGTGGGGGAAAGAGCAAGGAGGCCAGTAG